TAAAATCACACCTTCCACTTTGGCTAATTCCAAATCGTGACTGGTTACGAGGCCCATCACTCGATTCTTTTTTAATTCTTTTAAAATTCCTTTACAAGCAAGAGAACGTTCACGCGTATTTGTTCCTTTTAAAATTTCATCAAGAAGAACAAGATGAGGCCGAGTTGGATTCTTAATCTTGCGAACGATTTCCGAAAGTCGTCTCACTTCCGCATAAAAGAAAGAAATCCCCTCCTCTAAATTATCTTCGTTCCTCATACTCGTATGAATATTCAAAACGGGAAGAGTAAACTCCGAAGCGGGCGCGGGACCTCCCGCTAGAGAAAGAATGGAAGCGACACCGATCGTACGAAGATAAGTTGTCTTACCGGACATGTTGGACCCGGTGATCAAGACTACATCCTTTTCTTTTACCGAATCAAGAACGTTAGACACCTTGGATTCGAAAGGAATCAGCGGATGATGAATATTTTTGCCGGTAATCGAAGCTGGAGAATCTTCCGGAAGAATGTTTGGAAAACAATAATCCGGAAACATCCATTTGAGATTTGCAAAAGGAACGAGGGAATCGAATACGATCAAATCCTCCATAGACCTTTCTAAAAGAATGGAATGTTTGTTCCGCCACTTCGAGATTCTCTGCAAAATCCAAAGATCGTATAAAAATAAATTATTAAGAATCAGATGAAGAAGGGGCGCCTCGGTCAACGCCACACGTTTTAGAATCCGGTCCAGATCCTCGTATGCGGATTTTAATTCTTCTTTAGAGATTTCTTGCAAAAGAAATCTACCATTTCGATCCTGAATTCTCAATCCTTTTAGATAGATTAGAATTTTCTGAAGACCGATGATACTTCCGGAAAGCGAGTAGTATTGTTGAAAGACTTCTAAAGAAAGCGATCGATAGAGTCCGAATAAAATCAAATTTAAGAATAAAACCGAAGCGGGAAAAGGAACTCC
This is a stretch of genomic DNA from Leptospira tipperaryensis. It encodes these proteins:
- a CDS encoding MutS family DNA mismatch repair protein, which encodes MTSSSKIVLLERRSGKLKRLHDRVSSLLSKLSLFRLLFFSAFVLWVSVLYYLRTESIFYLPSLLILFIFFFFVRRYKKTLSSRERIRLWQFVLEREVARIKIKGFGKKYGTRVSLESISPLARDLDLFRETGLFSWLDTTFTTNSEQKLISLLDPNESPSDFQRENVLQRQSIVKSISEKTLAIPKILRLASYLGENQDSSETFVKTSPKLIQSDLSSNLWKKYPWLSKIYKPVTILVLTLIPANILLGVPFPASVLFLNLILFGLYRSLSLEVFQQYYSLSGSIIGLQKILIYLKGLRIQDRNGRFLLQEISKEELKSAYEDLDRILKRVALTEAPLLHLILNNLFLYDLWILQRISKWRNKHSILLERSMEDLIVFDSLVPFANLKWMFPDYCFPNILPEDSPASITGKNIHHPLIPFESKVSNVLDSVKEKDVVLITGSNMSGKTTYLRTIGVASILSLAGGPAPASEFTLPVLNIHTSMRNEDNLEEGISFFYAEVRRLSEIVRKIKNPTRPHLVLLDEILKGTNTRERSLACKGILKELKKNRVMGLVTSHDLELAKVEGVILKHFQEEIVDGTMHFDYKIRDGLVETSNALRILIQEGMDLDFT